The genomic interval AAAAGCTAAGGGTTTTCGACCTCTTGTTAAGGGAGCACAAAAATTTAGATGAGTTTTCCGCCCAATAACAACCCCAGCGTGATGAGAAATAGTCGGTAAATCGAAACAAATCCTGCTCTGGGCACGAAAACAGCTAGATAGACCGCCAGCGCAGGAGGAACAAACATCAGAACCATCACAACTGGTGAAAGAGCGGGATAAAGCATGACTAGAAACTGTGATCCGATTCGCGCTACGGCTGACAATACAATCCACAAAACGGCATCACCAAGCCGATCGATTGGCTTTTGGGGAATTTGTAGAAATTTTCTGAGTCGCAACCCAATCCGCCGGATTGGATTGGAACCAGAACGTTTGGGATGCGGTCTTGCTCTCGTTTCGTACTGATCGCCAGGTGGAATAACTCTTTCTCGGTTTGCCAGATACCGAAGTGCCTGAGCAGTTTCCCCCGCTTCCTGCACTCTCTGTTTCAGATTGCGATCGGAGGGTGGCTGATTATGGCTATTAAAGGAAGGCACTTCTGAAAAGTAACCAGGTATTTCAGGCTGAGGGGGCACCGGATCAGGTTGGGTAGCTTTTGGAGACACTTCAGTCGATGGATAGGTTGAATGAGGTGGCTCTGAAATTGCCCCACCTTGCCGAATGGTTGCCTCCAATTCAGCCAAAAGCTGGTTAATCCGGTCTGCCTGTGCTTTCAGGCTTTCGGTTTCTTCATCATTAAGCTCCGACATCGGTGGCACCTCCCCCCCACCAGAGGACTGGTATACGTGCTGAGAACTTTTGGAAGCTACTTTTTTGGAGCCTGCGTTCGGCGATCGTGTAGGTGCCACCCGCTCAGGTCTTTCAGCCTTACTAACTTTCTCCCAATCTCCGATCGAGTCATCTGAAGGTTCAAGCTGCGCCTTTTTCTGTGCCCGTTCGGCGAGTAATTGATTAATTCGCTCTGCCTGTGCCTCTAGCCGCCTCAGTTCATCCGCATAGGGTTGCTGGTTGCTATCCCGAAGCTGATGGAAAGGAACAAATGCTTTTTGCTTGGGTTGCCCCGTCTGTGCTTTTCGCTTTGATGAAGCCTGCCCTTTGCGTTTGGAAGGGGTTCGCTGCACTGTCCCGGGTTCTTCACCGTCACTGGGTGCCAGCGACCTGTCCCTGATTTCAACCACTTTTGCCCCATCCTGAACACCGACATTTTCAGCATTGTCCAATTTTGAATAGGGTTGACTAGCGAGATTTGCCTCGGTTTGTAGTGCTCGGATCTCTCTAATTCGTGCTTGAAGTTCTTCCATGATTGGGGGTTAACCAGCTAATCTGGCAGAGGGTAAATAATCGTATCGACTAAGTTGCCTCTATAGAGTTTAGTACAATTGTACCGCCAAATTCCGGATTAGCAACCCCAATTAAAAATATTGTAGGTGGTAGGTGGGAGGTGGGAGGGTTAGGTGCCAGGTATCAGGGATTAAGGGGGCAGGGATTTGCACGGATCTTTCTCTTCAACAAGCATCCTTGATTTCTTTAACAACTACAGTTCCCTTGAGCGGCTGCAAGCACTCTTTGCCATCCACCAAACCCTTTCGTCGGTCTGCAAGCGCTTTGTTATCCAGCGTTTTATCGTACCGTCATCACAATAGCTTGCTTGGTTTCTGCTACATGGTGAATGAAACGCTTTAGGGCTTGAAAAAACGGTCGGTACCTCTGCGAGTAAATCTTCGCGTGGCTCATCCCAGATCTGGGGATAAATGTCAGCTTCTTCCATTGCTATCACATCAAAGTTCCTATCAAAATCCTGCTCTGTAAACTCTGTAAGTGCTTTTTCTGTATGCAGAATATCCTCAAACAGCAGAACTCGAGCAGGGCCAAATCCAATATCAATATCTCCCACTGTTTCCCCAACCATCAAAAAATTGAGGGGGTTCTCTCCTTCTCATGGAGTACGGGTTAAAGCAAAATGTATGCCATGCCAAACCTTTTCCAGACTAAGAGAAGTTGGGCTACCGTCGTTTGCGTCGCGTGTTTCTAGGAAAGTGCGGATTGTTTCTGGATTGTTCAGTAAGTCCTGCGCTTGAGCATCAGAAGCGGTGTATGGGTCGTAGTACATCCCCATAATTCAAACTCCAAAAATTTTACAACCGCAAATGCTGCATAATTTACGCTCAAACTCCAAACGTTTCCTAGAGCATCGGTACAGTATTTCGAGAAACCGGGTTTCTGGTGAGGATATTCAACGAAACTTGAGCATCTCACAGAAGAAACCCGGTTTCTGTACCGGCGTTCTAGCGGTTACCGAAAGGGACGGATTGACATTCCTAAAGCCATATAGCCACTGACTACTGACCACTGACCACTGACCAATTCATAATTCTCCCCCTAAGGAATGGGCGTTGAATGGAGCAATCGCTCGACGATCGCCCTTGCCCTCCGCCCCCCTGCGGGAATCATGCGGTGAGCCAACACATGGGGGGCAAGATACTTCACATCATCAGGAAGGATATACTCCCGATCTTCTAAAAATGCCAATGCCTGCGCCGCCCGAAACAGGGCAACCGTACCTCTAGGGCTGATGCCAAGCGTGATTTCTTCATCGTGCCGGGTTGCCCGCACTAGATTAAGCATGTACTGTTGCAGCGATCGCTCCACGTTCACCAAAGAACTAAGCCGCTGTAATTCCTGCACTTCATCCAGAGAAATGCACGGCTGTAGTTCACTGAATCCCGTGCCAGCCTGAAGCCGTTGCAGCATCTGTAATTCCTCTAGCTCTGTTGGATAGCCCAACGAAAGGGATAGGGGAAACCGATCCATCTGCGCTTCCGGTAAGGGAAAGGTGCCCTGGTATTCCACCGGATTTTGCGTTGCAATCACAAAAAATGGGCTGGGAACTTTCCGTGAAACCCCATCCACAGTTACCTGATGCTCCTCCATCACCTCTAGCAAAGCCGACTGGGTACGCGGTGTTGCCCGATTAATCTCATCTGCCAGCAACACGTTCGCAAAAACCGGACCTGACAAAAATTCAAATTCCCCCGTTCGCTGATTCCAGATATTTGTTCCCGTCACGTCTGTGGGCATCAAGTCAGGGGTACACTGGATGCGCTGAAACTTCCCATCGATCGATCTCGCCAGAGACTTAGCAAGTAGAGTTTTGCCAACTCCTGGCACATCTTCTAGTAGGGTATGTCCGCCCGAAATCAGAGCAACCAGAACCAGCCGGATGGCATCGCGTTTGCCAACAATCGTTTGACCCAGATTTTCAATGAGGTGTTGAATTCGATCTCTCATACTGGTTCCAATGCTCCGGCGAATTTGATGGAGAGTTCCTTTAGTGTGCCCAATTACAACAGGAAGATTCAATGCCTGGGTGGCAGCAGTTGGGTGTAGGCGGCAGAGGGCAGACCGAAGACCCCAAATTTTGTAAGGAGAATTTCTTTATAAGGAAAGCTCAGTAAAATTACTGGTTGATATTTTGAGCCTTATCACGGGTTGATTTCGCTGGCAGTCCGATTGTTTATCTATTCTGTCTCAACTCATTCACCAATTGCAGGGAACCCTTGTTGAAAGTCTCATTTTCTGCCGCCCACAATTCAGGGAAATTCCCATTCTTCTAAGGGTTGAGAAATGATTAGACTGCGAACGATCAGGCAATTTTAAGTACGTCAAAGAATATCCCCGTAATGACCTCCGCATCTATCGGATATGTCAGTGCGGCTCGCACGCTGGCATCCTTAAGTCAGCAAAGAGCAACTGGCGAGTTAACTTTAAGCAATGGCGATCGCCACTGGAAGTTATATTTCTTTCATGGTCGATTAGTTTATGGAACAGGTAACTTTCATCGCAACAGGCGCTGGTACAGAGCGGTAAAGCAACACCATCCGCAATTCTGTACCTCCCATGTCTTAATGGATGAACCCTGGGAGTACCACTTGTTGAGCCACGATGTGATTCAGAATCAACTGAGTGTTAACCAGGCCCAATCCATTATCAAAGCAAGCCTGGAAGAAGTTTTGTTCTCGTTGGTTGGCAATCCACTGATGAACAGTGAATGGTATTCGATCGAGCGGTTTGCTTTCAAAAATAATTCTGCCCTGAGTTTGCTCCTATCTTCATCCCAGGTTGAGCAGGTTTTGCAACGGGCACAAGCGCTCTGGAAACAATGGAAAGCGTTGGAACTAGATACACTGAGTCCTTACAGTGCTCCTGTTTTAAGGCAATCATTCCCCACAGAAGTGGCTGACTGTCCTCCCCTTCCAGAAAAGCTCAATCCATTTCTTACGGGACAACATACCCTTTGGGATATTTCATCCCACGCGAAACGCCCGATTACCGCAGTGACCCGGTTTCTATTGCCCTGGGTTCAACGCGGGGCGATCGCGTTAGAAGAATTGCCAGATTTGCCTTCTATCGTCCAGCAATCCTGTTCCACGCCTCCGGTGGGCAACAGCAAGCGAGCCAGACCCGTGATTGCGTGCATTGATGACAGTCCCACCGTCGGTCAGGTTCTGGCAACCATTTTGGAGCCTGCTGGGTATCGGGTGGTGAATATTCAGGACCCCCTGACAGGGATTGCTACATTGGTGAAACATAAACCCGATCTGATCTTTTTAGACCTGATAATGCCTGCTACTAGCGGTTACAACCTGTGTAGTTTTCTGCGTAAAACGCCTGCGTTTCAGAATACTCCCATCATCATTTTGACCAGTCAGGATGGATTGATCGATCGCACCCGTGCCAAAATTGCGGGCGCTTCCGATTTCATGACCAAACCACCGGATACTCAAACCCTAATCAGCCTGGTTCAGAGTTACCTGGGGGCAATGATGCCGATTGATCTTTTGTAAGGATTGCTTTAGCCGCAACGCAGTCTGCCTGAATTTGGGCTTTCAAGACGTCCAGGGAAGCAAATTTTTGTTCTGGTCTCAGAAACTCTGCTAAATGAACGACCAATGTTCGTCCATACAAATCCCCTGCCCAGTCCAGCAAATGAACTTCAATCACCTGGGTTGTGCCATCTAAGGTAGGGCGGAAACCAATATTCATCACGCCTAGAAGTTTCGGTTCGGTCAGCAAATTGCAGCTGTCCGTTTTCTCGCAAATATGAACCTGAACCGCGTACACTCCTGACCTGGGCAAAAACTTTTCAGGTGGAAGTTGCAAGTTAGCCGTAGGAAAACCCAGGGTTCGCCCCAGTTGTTGCCCCTCACAGACCTTTCCCACTAAGGAGTAAGAACGCCCCAACAGGCAATTGGCACTCTGTAAATCGCCTGCCTGCAAAGCCTTGCGGATGGCAGAACTACTAATTCGTTCTCCCTCCAAATTTTTTAGGGGAGCGATCGTCACTTCGATACCATAGGTAGCAGCGATCGCCCGCAAATCTGAGGCAGTACCCGCACGTCGATGCCCAAAGCAAAAATCTAAACCGACGCTGACCTTTTTTGCTTGTAATGACTGCAATAGAATCTTTTCAACGAATTGCTCTGGTGTTAGGGCAGCCAATTCGTGGTTAAAAGGCAGCAAAACAAGCTGCTCAATTCCCATTGCTTTTAGTAACGCCCCTTTCTCTGCCAGGGGCGTCAATAGGGAGCGCGGTTGACCACTAAAAAACTCTTGCGGATGGGGATGAAAGGTAACGACTGTAGCGTAAAATTTCTTGTCGGAAACAAAACCTTCGTCCCCACCTAAGAACAGGCTGAATTACCTGTCGATGCCCCTGATGAATGCCATCAAAATTTCCGAGAGCAACAGCAGTTGGAGTAAGAACAGTGCTTAGCGATGAAGTAACCCACACGCTTTACATTTTTACATACTTTAAGCAGAAACCTTAACTTCCGAGGTGGATTCAACTGGAGATGCTGGAACCGCTTCGGTTGGGGCAATTTGAATCGAAAGCCCTTCTCGTGCCATGACGCTATTAGGGAATGCTTGCCTGACTTGCTCCCCAACCCTGATCTAAAAAAATATCGCTATGTAAAGGGTCGTGGTGAAAAATAACCAGGGTTTTGACATTTGCTGCCTTGGCGACTTTCACCGCTTCTTGCCAGGTTGAATGCCCCCAACCTTTTTTGCTGGACTTCTCGGAGTGATATTCTTCGTCTGTATAGGTTGCGTCGTAGATGAAAACATCCGCATTCTGTGCCAGAAACAAAACATTTTCATCCAGGCAACCATTGTCCAGGTGTTCCGTATCGGTGACGTAGGCGGCTGCATGTCCCTTCCAGTTGACCCGGTAACCGACCGCCTGACCGGGATGGTTAAGCATTGCGCTCTCAACCACAATATTCTTTCCCACTTGAATCGGTTTCCCCACTTCAATGTCGTAGAACTTGAGGTCTGCTCCCATAATTTGCAAGGGAACTGGGAAATTAGGATGGAGCATCTGATCGTTCAAACGCTGCTCAATGGTTGAGCCATTGGGGGCAACCGCTCCATAAATGTGAAACAAATTCCCCTTTGTAAAAGCAGGCTCAAAAAAGGGAAACCCCTGGATGTGATCCCAGTGGGAATGGGTGAAAAAGATCGAGGCTTCTAACGGCATTTGCGCCAGAAGAGAACGACCTAAAACTCGAATTCCCGTTCCTCCATCAAAAATCAAGCGATCGCCCCCGACCTTCATTTCGACGCAGGGCGTGTTGCCACCATACTGTACCGTTCCAGAGCCGGGAGAGGCGATACTCCCCCTCACGCCCCAAAAGGTAACTGTAAACTGGTTTTCCGTGTTGGACATGGATGTTTCTTGCAAAATCCTAGCGAATCTTCAAGGCTGACGCTAATTGCATAAATTTCTAGAAAGCCTAACCTGATTTGATAATCAATTTTAAAATTGGTATTTAGAATGCCCCTTGATGGCAGCTTTATAAAAAATCTTCTCCTTGTCAGTGATCAGGATCGCCTGTTGAAGTGATCTTGAACACTACATAGATTCCCCTGCATTAAAGCTGACTGCCGTTAAAAAACGCCCTAAATAATTTCTATTGAGAGCCTTGCATTAAAATACCCCGCGGGCTAATCAGATGGACAGAATTGTTACAAAATTCTCTTTAAGGGTGAAGAGTCAGTGAATTTAGGGGTTAAGGGTTAGGGGTTAGGGAAAGTGAAACTTGTAGTCTTGTAAACCCATTAGTCCGGTTGGTGAAGTGAGATTGTATTGCAGTGGGGTAATGGTGATGTAGTTGGTTCGGATTGCCTGGACATCGGTTACCTGCCCATCGGAATTGACTGGTTCTTCAACCTCTTCCAGGAGTTCTCCAGCTAGCCAGTAGTAGGTTTTACCACGGGGGTCGGTCCGCTTTTCAAACACATCCACATAACGACGAACACCCTGGCGCGTCGTCAGGACACCTGCGATCGCCGCTGCTTCGACGGCTGGCACGTTTACATTTAGCAACAATAATTCGGTTAGGGGTTGCTTGGCGAGTTGGGCAACCAGAGATTCGGCAAACATTGCGGCGGGTTCAAAATTACGGGAGGAAAAGCTGCACAAGCTAAATGCAATACTGGGAATTCCTTCGATTACCCCTTCCATTGCGGCTGACACCGTTCCTGAATACAACACATCGGTTCCCAGGTTAGAACCGTGATTGATGCCTGAGAGAACCAGATCGGGTGGACTATCAAGCAGTGCCCAGAGTGCCAGTTTGACGCAATCTGCTGGCGTTCCAGAACAGGCCCAGGCTTTGACACGGGGATGGAATACGGAGTCTACATTTTCTGCTCGAATTGGTTGGTGTAGGGTGAGTCCGTGCCCGGTTGCCGATCGCTCCTGGTCGGGGCAAACAACGGTAACTTCGTGACCTGCTTCTGCCAGGTGGTTCGCTAGGGAGCGGATACCAAGGGCAAAGATGCCATCATCATTGCTAATCAATAGTTTCATTCTACGTTGACTGTTGTTGGTTAGCTGTTGCTGCTCTATTCTCCCCCACAGACGAAGGTTGATTTCTGTGTGTAAAGTTGATTCCACCCTCTAAACTGTAGAAGGAAGAATGTTTTGCTTTTGCATCACATTCTGGTTTTGCATTTCCTTTTTAGCCCACCATAATTTCAGTATGACTGTGCAGTCCCAAGAACTTGAAACTCAATTAGAAGCAATTCGCCAGGAAGCTCAGCAGGTGTTGACGGCAGCGGATACTTTGGAGCAACTGGAACAGCTTCGAGTGAAATATTTAGGCAAAAAGGGACCAATTCCGCAAGTCCTGGGGGGAATGGGAAAACTGGACGCGAAGGATCGGCCCCGCATTGGGGCACTGGCAAATGAAGTGAAGGAATCGATCCAGCAAGAACTCGATCGCCGACGGGCAGATCTGCAAGCTGCTCAAATTCAGGCAAAGCTTGAGGCAGAAACCTTAGATGTAACCATGCCCGGTGTGTTTCGTTCCCAGGGACGGGTCCATCCCCTGAACCAAATGGTTGATCAGGTTATTGATATCTTTGTTGGTTTGGGCTACACCGTTGCCGAAGGGCCGGAGATGGAAACCGACTACTACAACTTTGAGGCGTTGAACTTCCTGCCAGACCACCCGGCACGGGATATGCAGGATACGCTGTATTTGCCTGATGGAAATCTTCTACGAACCCACACCTCTTCCGTACAGATTCGTTATATGGAAGCAAATGATCCGCCAATCAGGATTGTGATTCCAGGACGATGCTATCGGCGTGATACGGTAGATGCGAGCCACACGGCTGTGTTTAATCAGATTGAGTTTTTGGCGATCGATGAAGGGTTAACCTTCACTGACCTTAAAGGCACCCTAAAAGTTTTTCTGGAGCAAATGTTTGGCGAAGTGCCGATTCGGATGCGCCCCAGTTTCTTCCCCTTCACGGAACCTTCTGCCGAAGTCGATTTGGAATGGAAAGGGCGTTGGCTAGAGATTATGGGTTGCGGGATGGTTGACCCCAATGTCTTAAAATCAGTCGGCTACGACCCAGAAATTTATACTGGGTTTGCCGGTGGTATGGGTGTTGAAAGGCTAGCGGCAGTATTACACCAGATCGATGACATCCGGCGTTTGTATACCAGCGATTTGCGTTTTCTTGAACAGTTCTAAGTAGCAGTCTTACCGCGCATATTCATCCGGTCAACCATTGCCTGAAGCCTTTCCAGGGGATATTCGGCAATGAAGCTATCCCAACGCTTGGCTTGACCGGAAGAATTGTAAACGTACAAAATCCCGTTAATTGTTCGGCTGGACACGATCAAATTCAGTGCCCTAGCCCAGTTAAGACACTGTGTAAACTCTTTTCTGAGTCATAGGTGGAAAAAGGTAACGAGACTTGTGAGATTAGGTTTGAAGTAAGGTTCGTATCAAGCTGCACCAACTGAAAGGACGAAAAAACTTCTGCCCTTTCACGCATCTATTGCCCTCAGTGAAGAACCACTGCTTCTGCTGAGTACCTCTCAAAACCTGACAACAATCCTAATCTCAAGTGCTTACAAATACCCAATAGTTCAAGTTTGTTGAAATGAAAATTATTAATTCAATACTCGCCTCCGACACTGATACCGCTCCCCAATAAATCTGCACCGGAGATTTCGATATCCGTCAGAATTGCACCCACCGTACTGGCGTTGATCATTCTGGCATTCGTCAAGTTAACCCCGGCCAAATTCGCCTGATCAAGGATGGCATTGGTAACAAATGCCCCTTCCAGGTTGGCTCCCTTTAAGTTGGCACCCGTTAGGTCTGCTCCTTCCAAATTGGCGTTTGCCAGATTTGCCCCTTGAAGGTTGGCATTTCTAAGATCAGCGCCAATTAGATGTGCCCCAGTTAGGTTTGCGCCCGAAAGATTGCATGCTGAGCAAGCGCTCGTTTCCAGCAATTGCTTCACTTGCACAGGGTTTTCAGCCCGAACCGGAAGCCCCAGGGACAGGGTGGTCATCAGGGCGATCGCTGGTAGAACGGGTAGAAGAATTCCTTTCATCGTTTTTGCCTCCTGCAAGACTGAAGCCTGAATAGGTTCATACACTAGACTTCCCCCCAAATTCGGATGATTGCTTGAGAAAGTAGCTAGCTGCTAGAGGACTTTTGCAAAAGCTCTACTAATAGTTTGACACAGATAAAAATCAGGGCATCATCCTTCTGGATGACCCGTTCGAGCGATCGAATCGCGATCGTGGGGTTCGTCAAAATTAATCAACGGTCCTTTAGGAACAATTCGATTGGGATTGATCTGAGTCTGGCTCATGTAGTAATGGCGCTTGATATGGTCTAGATTGCAGGTTTCCTTGATCCCAGGCTGCTGGTAAAGGTCTTTCAAGTAGTTCCATAGGTTGGGATAGTCCAGAATGCGCTTCAAGTTGCATTTGAAGTGCCCGTGGTACACTGAGTCGAACCGGAATAGGGTGGTGAACATGCAGATATCTGCTTCGGTCAGTTGATCACCACAGAGATAACGTTGTTGGCTCAACACCCCTTCCCAATAGTCAAGATTTTGGAACAGTTCAGTCACCGCGTCTTCGTAAGCGGTCTGGGAAGTTGCAAAGCCTGATCGGTAAACCCCGTTGTTGATGGGCATGTAAATTGCATCAATGGTTTGATCAATTTTTTCCTGCAATTCTTTGGGGTAAAGATTGATAGCATTTTTTGCGATCGCTTCAAATTCTGTGTCAAACATCCGAATGATTTCACGGGACTCGTTGTTGACAATCGTTCGAGTTTCCTTGTCCCACAAGACAGGCACCGTTACTCGCCCGGTGTAATCTGGTTTGGCTTTGGTGTAAATCTCCTGCAAATATTGAGTTCCATTTACAGAATCGGGAATCGCGCCGGGTGCTTCAGAAAATGCCCAACCTTTGTCAGACGACACGGGATCAACAATCGAGAGACCGATCGCAGCGTCTAACCCCTTCAACTGCCGCATGATCAACGTGCGATGTGCCCACGGACATGCCAGCGAAATATAAAGGTGATAGCGCCCCGCTTCGGGTTTAAAACCACCCGAACCATC from Kovacikia minuta CCNUW1 carries:
- a CDS encoding AAA family ATPase; the protein is MRDRIQHLIENLGQTIVGKRDAIRLVLVALISGGHTLLEDVPGVGKTLLAKSLARSIDGKFQRIQCTPDLMPTDVTGTNIWNQRTGEFEFLSGPVFANVLLADEINRATPRTQSALLEVMEEHQVTVDGVSRKVPSPFFVIATQNPVEYQGTFPLPEAQMDRFPLSLSLGYPTELEELQMLQRLQAGTGFSELQPCISLDEVQELQRLSSLVNVERSLQQYMLNLVRATRHDEEITLGISPRGTVALFRAAQALAFLEDREYILPDDVKYLAPHVLAHRMIPAGGRRARAIVERLLHSTPIP
- a CDS encoding response regulator translates to MTSASIGYVSAARTLASLSQQRATGELTLSNGDRHWKLYFFHGRLVYGTGNFHRNRRWYRAVKQHHPQFCTSHVLMDEPWEYHLLSHDVIQNQLSVNQAQSIIKASLEEVLFSLVGNPLMNSEWYSIERFAFKNNSALSLLLSSSQVEQVLQRAQALWKQWKALELDTLSPYSAPVLRQSFPTEVADCPPLPEKLNPFLTGQHTLWDISSHAKRPITAVTRFLLPWVQRGAIALEELPDLPSIVQQSCSTPPVGNSKRARPVIACIDDSPTVGQVLATILEPAGYRVVNIQDPLTGIATLVKHKPDLIFLDLIMPATSGYNLCSFLRKTPAFQNTPIIILTSQDGLIDRTRAKIAGASDFMTKPPDTQTLISLVQSYLGAMMPIDLL
- a CDS encoding bifunctional riboflavin kinase/FAD synthetase, with protein sequence MFLGGDEGFVSDKKFYATVVTFHPHPQEFFSGQPRSLLTPLAEKGALLKAMGIEQLVLLPFNHELAALTPEQFVEKILLQSLQAKKVSVGLDFCFGHRRAGTASDLRAIAATYGIEVTIAPLKNLEGERISSSAIRKALQAGDLQSANCLLGRSYSLVGKVCEGQQLGRTLGFPTANLQLPPEKFLPRSGVYAVQVHICEKTDSCNLLTEPKLLGVMNIGFRPTLDGTTQVIEVHLLDWAGDLYGRTLVVHLAEFLRPEQKFASLDVLKAQIQADCVAAKAILTKDQSASLPPGNSEPG
- a CDS encoding MBL fold metallo-hydrolase, which translates into the protein MSNTENQFTVTFWGVRGSIASPGSGTVQYGGNTPCVEMKVGGDRLIFDGGTGIRVLGRSLLAQMPLEASIFFTHSHWDHIQGFPFFEPAFTKGNLFHIYGAVAPNGSTIEQRLNDQMLHPNFPVPLQIMGADLKFYDIEVGKPIQVGKNIVVESAMLNHPGQAVGYRVNWKGHAAAYVTDTEHLDNGCLDENVLFLAQNADVFIYDATYTDEEYHSEKSSKKGWGHSTWQEAVKVAKAANVKTLVIFHHDPLHSDIFLDQGWGASQASIP
- the surE gene encoding 5'/3'-nucleotidase SurE codes for the protein MKLLISNDDGIFALGIRSLANHLAEAGHEVTVVCPDQERSATGHGLTLHQPIRAENVDSVFHPRVKAWACSGTPADCVKLALWALLDSPPDLVLSGINHGSNLGTDVLYSGTVSAAMEGVIEGIPSIAFSLCSFSSRNFEPAAMFAESLVAQLAKQPLTELLLLNVNVPAVEAAAIAGVLTTRQGVRRYVDVFEKRTDPRGKTYYWLAGELLEEVEEPVNSDGQVTDVQAIRTNYITITPLQYNLTSPTGLMGLQDYKFHFP
- the pheS gene encoding phenylalanine--tRNA ligase subunit alpha; translation: MTVQSQELETQLEAIRQEAQQVLTAADTLEQLEQLRVKYLGKKGPIPQVLGGMGKLDAKDRPRIGALANEVKESIQQELDRRRADLQAAQIQAKLEAETLDVTMPGVFRSQGRVHPLNQMVDQVIDIFVGLGYTVAEGPEMETDYYNFEALNFLPDHPARDMQDTLYLPDGNLLRTHTSSVQIRYMEANDPPIRIVIPGRCYRRDTVDASHTAVFNQIEFLAIDEGLTFTDLKGTLKVFLEQMFGEVPIRMRPSFFPFTEPSAEVDLEWKGRWLEIMGCGMVDPNVLKSVGYDPEIYTGFAGGMGVERLAAVLHQIDDIRRLYTSDLRFLEQF
- a CDS encoding pentapeptide repeat-containing protein; protein product: MKGILLPVLPAIALMTTLSLGLPVRAENPVQVKQLLETSACSACNLSGANLTGAHLIGADLRNANLQGANLANANLEGADLTGANLKGANLEGAFVTNAILDQANLAGVNLTNARMINASTVGAILTDIEISGADLLGSGISVGGEY
- a CDS encoding glutathione S-transferase family protein, which gives rise to MALGMMVDGKWTTEWTERDTSGKFNRMPTKFRNWITADGSGGFKPEAGRYHLYISLACPWAHRTLIMRQLKGLDAAIGLSIVDPVSSDKGWAFSEAPGAIPDSVNGTQYLQEIYTKAKPDYTGRVTVPVLWDKETRTIVNNESREIIRMFDTEFEAIAKNAINLYPKELQEKIDQTIDAIYMPINNGVYRSGFATSQTAYEDAVTELFQNLDYWEGVLSQQRYLCGDQLTEADICMFTTLFRFDSVYHGHFKCNLKRILDYPNLWNYLKDLYQQPGIKETCNLDHIKRHYYMSQTQINPNRIVPKGPLINFDEPHDRDSIARTGHPEG